A DNA window from Parabacteroides johnsonii DSM 18315 contains the following coding sequences:
- a CDS encoding sensor histidine kinase: MLLKGLYHNFHLRIAVFVLLTIAGTYLALRQEWVWFVPVLSIWAFLLRLILLSDKRNAQKVAFMFDAIDNSDYAFRYATRGRSSNDKLVSESLNRITQILFQAKADAAQKEKYYELIMNCVNTGIIVLDDNGVIYQTNNEALRLLGLAVFTNVQQLARIDENLKAVIQNIQPGDKHQISFANERGNVHLSIRVSEMTLQDKHVRILAINDINSELDDKEIDSWIRLTRVLTHEIMNSVTPITSLSDTLLSLHQNADDEIRNGLEVISTTGKSLISFVESYRKFTHIPTPEPTLFYVQKFAERMVKLARHHTDFPNITINVSVEPSDLIVYADENLISQVVLNLLKNAMQAIGCGQADGLIEVKAYCNEEEAVLIEVSNNGPVIPQEEAEHIFVPFFTTKEGGSGIGLSISRQIMRLSGGSIALKSAPAAKRTTFVLTFP, encoded by the coding sequence ATGCTGTTGAAAGGACTTTACCATAATTTCCATCTCCGTATTGCCGTTTTCGTACTCCTGACGATAGCCGGTACCTATTTAGCTCTCCGCCAAGAATGGGTGTGGTTTGTACCGGTCCTGTCCATATGGGCTTTCCTCCTCCGGCTAATCCTGTTGTCCGACAAGCGAAACGCTCAAAAGGTGGCTTTCATGTTCGATGCGATAGACAACAGCGACTACGCTTTCCGGTATGCGACGCGTGGACGCTCGTCGAACGACAAACTGGTCAGTGAATCGCTTAACCGCATCACACAAATTCTTTTCCAGGCCAAAGCGGATGCCGCCCAGAAAGAAAAATACTACGAGCTGATTATGAATTGCGTCAATACCGGCATTATCGTACTCGATGACAACGGCGTGATTTATCAGACGAATAACGAAGCTCTGCGTTTGCTTGGACTGGCTGTCTTTACAAATGTGCAACAGCTTGCCCGTATAGACGAGAACCTGAAAGCCGTCATACAAAACATTCAGCCTGGCGACAAGCACCAGATATCCTTTGCCAACGAGCGCGGCAACGTTCATCTGTCCATCCGCGTTTCGGAGATGACGCTACAGGACAAGCATGTACGCATTTTAGCAATCAATGATATTAACAGTGAGCTGGACGATAAGGAGATCGATTCATGGATCCGCCTGACACGCGTCTTGACGCATGAGATCATGAATTCGGTCACTCCTATCACCTCTCTAAGCGACACGCTTCTCTCTTTGCACCAAAATGCGGATGACGAGATACGCAACGGGCTGGAAGTAATCAGTACAACAGGGAAAAGCCTGATTTCTTTCGTGGAGTCATACCGTAAATTCACACATATCCCGACGCCGGAGCCCACTCTTTTCTATGTCCAGAAGTTTGCAGAACGCATGGTAAAGTTGGCTCGCCATCACACTGATTTTCCCAATATCACGATCAATGTCAGTGTAGAGCCTTCCGACCTGATCGTCTATGCAGACGAGAATTTGATCTCGCAAGTCGTCCTGAATCTGCTGAAAAACGCCATGCAGGCAATCGGTTGCGGACAAGCAGATGGTCTGATCGAGGTAAAAGCCTACTGCAACGAAGAAGAAGCTGTCCTGATCGAGGTCAGCAATAACGGGCCTGTTATCCCGCAAGAAGAGGCCGAACACATTTTCGTTCCATTCTTTACCACTAAAGAGGGTGGCAGCGGTATCGGGCTTTCCATCTCCCGCCAGATCATGCGCCTTTCGGGAGGTAGCATCGCTCTGAAGAGTGCGCCGGCCGCCAAACGGACGACATTTGTACTGACATTCCCTTAG
- a CDS encoding sigma-54-dependent transcriptional regulator: MTKQGTILVVDDNKGILTAVQMLLGTCFEKVITISTPNKIKATLHDENIDVVLLDMNFSAGINTGNEGLFWLSEIKKEDASIQVVLFTAYADIDLAVRGIKEGATDFVVKPWDNAKLLETLKTAYTIRTANRKGISIATGKLVVSKESGMFWGESNAMQQLRSLIEKVARTDANILVTGENGTGKEMLAREIHMLSNRKKETLVPVDMGAITETLFESELFGHVKGAFTDARADRPGKFEVADNGTLFLDEIGNLSYHLQAKLLTALQRRSIVRVGSNTPIPVNIRLICATNRDLQEMVQKGDFREDLLYRINTIHVEIPPLRERPEDIVPLTEIFLSKYAKIYGKAAMRLSPDAKEKLKAQPWFGNIRELEHTIEKAVIIAEGSVLDGNDFDFPRAKKEPVAKEATTLEEMEYNMIKNAMDKYSGNLSLVASQLGISRQTLYNKIKRYEL, translated from the coding sequence ATGACAAAACAAGGCACCATACTGGTAGTAGACGATAACAAAGGGATTCTCACCGCAGTACAGATGCTATTAGGCACTTGCTTCGAGAAGGTGATTACGATCTCTACTCCCAACAAGATAAAAGCCACACTGCACGATGAAAATATAGATGTGGTCCTATTAGATATGAATTTCAGTGCCGGCATCAATACCGGCAACGAGGGGTTATTCTGGCTTTCGGAAATAAAAAAGGAAGATGCCTCGATACAGGTCGTTCTTTTTACGGCCTATGCAGACATCGACCTTGCCGTACGGGGAATCAAGGAAGGAGCGACCGATTTCGTGGTCAAGCCCTGGGATAACGCCAAGCTGCTGGAAACACTGAAAACGGCCTATACGATCCGGACGGCAAACCGTAAAGGCATTTCGATCGCCACAGGCAAACTCGTCGTTTCCAAGGAAAGCGGAATGTTCTGGGGGGAAAGTAACGCTATGCAGCAACTTCGTTCCCTGATCGAAAAAGTAGCCCGGACGGATGCCAACATCTTGGTGACCGGAGAGAACGGGACAGGTAAGGAAATGCTTGCCCGCGAGATCCATATGCTTTCCAACCGAAAAAAAGAGACTTTGGTTCCGGTCGATATGGGAGCTATTACGGAAACTCTTTTCGAAAGCGAATTGTTCGGACATGTCAAAGGGGCATTTACCGATGCTCGGGCAGACCGTCCGGGGAAATTCGAGGTGGCCGACAACGGCACGCTGTTCCTTGACGAGATAGGGAACCTCTCCTATCATCTGCAAGCGAAGTTACTGACTGCCTTGCAACGCCGCAGCATTGTCCGCGTGGGAAGCAATACGCCTATCCCGGTCAACATCCGCCTGATTTGCGCTACCAACCGCGATTTACAAGAAATGGTGCAGAAAGGGGATTTCCGCGAGGATTTACTCTATCGCATCAATACGATCCATGTGGAGATACCGCCGCTCAGGGAACGGCCGGAAGACATCGTACCCCTTACCGAAATATTCCTTTCCAAATATGCCAAGATATATGGGAAAGCTGCCATGCGTCTCAGCCCGGATGCCAAAGAGAAACTAAAAGCGCAACCTTGGTTCGGAAATATCCGGGAGCTCGAACACACGATCGAAAAAGCCGTTATTATTGCCGAAGGAAGTGTGTTGGACGGCAACGATTTCGATTTTCCACGGGCAAAAAAGGAGCCGGTGGCAAAAGAGGCGACAACTCTGGAAGAGATGGAATATAATATGATTAAAAACGCAATGGACAAGTACAGCGGAAATTTGTCGCTCGTCGCAAGCCAATTGGGTATTTCCCGCCAGACTTTATACAATAAGATCAAACGATACGAACTATAA
- a CDS encoding transposase has protein sequence MKKYDRHSIRLKGYDYSCKGLYFVTVCVQDRKQLLGNIMEGIMEINDIGELVQQEWLSIEQRFPVVLHEYTIMPNHFHAIIELVGAGLCSARIGDLREIDKRAEQSPAPTVGDVVCAFKSLSTKHYNRHWHYPKGHRLWQRNYYEHIIRNYDDYDRISCYIHHNPGRWEEDMFYG, from the coding sequence ATGAAAAAATATGATAGACACTCTATTCGGCTAAAAGGGTATGATTATTCTTGCAAAGGATTATATTTCGTGACGGTATGTGTACAAGACAGAAAACAGCTACTTGGAAATATTATGGAAGGTATCATGGAAATAAATGATATCGGAGAACTTGTTCAACAAGAATGGTTAAGCATAGAACAACGTTTTCCTGTGGTTTTGCATGAATACACGATTATGCCTAATCATTTTCATGCCATTATCGAACTCGTAGGGGCAGGGCTCTGCTCTGCCCGGATAGGAGATCTCCGGGAAATAGACAAGAGGGCAGAGCAGAGCCCTGCCCCTACGGTGGGAGATGTTGTTTGTGCGTTCAAATCGTTGTCTACCAAACATTATAATAGGCATTGGCACTATCCCAAAGGACATCGTTTGTGGCAACGGAATTATTATGAGCACATCATCCGGAATTATGATGACTACGACCGAATCTCCTGTTATATCCACCATAATCCTGGTCGGTGGGAAGAGGATATGTTTTACGGATAG
- a CDS encoding TolC family protein, with product MKKIILTTALSFALVASVMAQDKIWSLDDCMRYAVENSPKVKQQLYTNNTYKAEQQSAIASFLPSISTQVDAQYRFGRSVDPETNTYVNTSTFNNGYGAYASLPLFRGGQLINQWRLANVNRHMGRNDLQKQKDDLAINIMDAFITVVYYQGLVKMCSEKLEDSQRLLYKTRRQEELGLKGKADVAQIESQVAGDDYNLTHQQNLYNTAMMTLKNAMNYPSDLALDVDTVVPPVRDILAEESVSAIQDYAMANNPTALQADFQLKASKMNYLITKGKLLPSLSVEAGITTSYFENLKAENAPVAFKNQFKNNRGEYIYFSFSFPLFDGLSRITNMRRARNNVRIAYEKQTETLRQLQKDVEQAVLDREGYAKETIQMEKKVKADALAYQVTLRKFEEGLMSPLDVQTNATTLLNSKADLLQRRLLYTMKCRQVDYYKGQPLIVEN from the coding sequence ATGAAAAAGATCATATTAACAACAGCACTTTCTTTTGCCTTGGTAGCCTCGGTAATGGCACAGGACAAAATATGGAGTTTGGACGATTGCATGCGCTATGCGGTGGAGAACAGTCCGAAGGTAAAGCAGCAGCTTTATACCAATAATACATACAAGGCCGAGCAGCAGTCTGCCATCGCTTCCTTTTTGCCTTCAATCAGTACGCAAGTGGATGCGCAGTATCGGTTCGGACGTTCTGTAGACCCGGAAACGAATACTTACGTAAACACTTCCACTTTTAACAACGGGTATGGTGCATACGCTTCTTTGCCGCTTTTCAGAGGTGGGCAATTGATTAACCAATGGCGGCTGGCAAATGTGAACCGCCACATGGGGAGAAATGATTTGCAGAAGCAGAAAGATGATTTGGCAATCAATATTATGGATGCGTTTATTACGGTTGTCTACTATCAAGGACTGGTGAAGATGTGTTCCGAAAAATTGGAAGACAGCCAGCGTCTTTTATACAAAACGCGTCGCCAGGAAGAATTGGGGTTGAAAGGAAAGGCAGACGTTGCCCAGATCGAATCGCAGGTAGCCGGTGACGATTACAATCTGACGCATCAGCAGAACCTTTATAATACGGCGATGATGACCCTGAAAAACGCGATGAACTATCCGTCGGATTTGGCTCTTGATGTCGATACCGTTGTGCCTCCCGTACGGGATATATTGGCTGAGGAATCTGTCAGTGCCATTCAGGATTATGCTATGGCAAACAATCCGACTGCTTTGCAGGCTGATTTTCAATTGAAAGCCAGTAAAATGAATTACTTGATAACAAAAGGAAAGTTGCTTCCGTCTCTTTCCGTCGAAGCCGGTATCACTACCAGCTATTTTGAAAACCTGAAAGCGGAAAACGCTCCCGTTGCTTTTAAAAACCAGTTTAAAAATAATCGTGGAGAATATATTTATTTTAGTTTTAGTTTTCCTTTGTTTGACGGTCTGTCTCGGATTACCAATATGCGCCGTGCTCGTAACAATGTCCGGATCGCATACGAAAAGCAGACCGAAACGCTTCGTCAGTTGCAGAAAGATGTCGAGCAAGCTGTTCTTGATCGGGAGGGCTATGCTAAAGAAACGATTCAGATGGAGAAGAAAGTAAAGGCCGATGCTTTGGCTTATCAGGTAACTTTACGCAAATTTGAGGAAGGACTGATGAGTCCGCTCGATGTGCAGACAAATGCGACGACTTTGTTGAACTCAAAGGCTGATCTTTTACAGAGGCGTTTGCTGTACACAATGAAATGCCGACAGGTTGATTATTATAAAGGGCAACCGTTGATAGTTGAAAATTGA
- a CDS encoding efflux RND transporter periplasmic adaptor subunit has protein sequence MDIQLEKKKGLQKKHIPYVAGGAFFLVLVGWIVFGDHASTLKVDARGVNIGNVTKEQFNDFVRVNGQVQPITVVQLSPEEGGIVQEKVVEEGAQVKKGDVIIRLSNSNLDLQILDAEAQLAEKQNFLRNTQVTMEQDKLNNQLEKAQLDVDMTRYRRAYNQQKKLYEENLIAKEEFLKAKEDFELASKKYDLVVERLRQDSISRTIQMDEMETSLSNMRKNIALVHERKEHLNVRSQIDGELGLLDVVLGQNVSAGQKIGQINDLSDYKIEALIDEHYIDRVKKGLSATFERQGSDFELNVRKVYPEVRDGKFRTDFVFTGERPDNIRSGQTYYINLELGQPTESIIIPRGTFFQSTGGSWIFVLDKDGKKAYRRKIKIGRQNPQYYEVIDGLEAGEKVIVSSYESYKDNEVLVLE, from the coding sequence ATGGATATACAGTTAGAAAAAAAGAAAGGTCTTCAAAAGAAGCATATTCCTTATGTAGCAGGTGGCGCTTTTTTCTTGGTTTTGGTGGGATGGATCGTTTTCGGTGACCACGCTTCGACATTGAAAGTGGATGCCCGCGGTGTCAATATTGGGAATGTAACGAAAGAGCAGTTTAACGATTTCGTCCGTGTGAACGGCCAGGTACAGCCTATTACGGTTGTGCAGCTCAGCCCGGAAGAAGGCGGTATCGTGCAGGAAAAAGTAGTGGAAGAAGGGGCACAGGTGAAGAAAGGGGATGTGATCATCCGTCTTTCCAATTCAAATCTCGACCTGCAGATCTTGGATGCCGAGGCACAGTTGGCGGAAAAGCAAAATTTTCTTCGTAATACACAGGTGACGATGGAGCAGGACAAATTGAACAATCAGTTGGAAAAAGCACAGCTGGATGTCGACATGACGCGCTACCGCCGTGCCTATAACCAGCAGAAAAAGTTGTATGAGGAAAACTTGATTGCAAAGGAAGAATTTTTGAAAGCAAAAGAGGATTTTGAGTTGGCAAGTAAAAAATATGACTTGGTTGTAGAACGCTTGCGTCAGGATTCGATCTCCCGTACAATCCAGATGGACGAAATGGAAACCAGTTTGTCCAATATGCGTAAAAATATTGCTTTGGTTCACGAACGTAAGGAACATTTGAATGTCCGCTCGCAGATCGACGGTGAATTGGGACTGTTGGATGTCGTATTAGGCCAGAACGTTTCGGCCGGACAGAAAATCGGGCAGATCAACGACTTGTCGGATTATAAGATCGAGGCTCTGATCGACGAACATTATATCGACCGCGTGAAAAAGGGATTGTCCGCAACATTCGAACGTCAGGGATCGGACTTTGAATTGAACGTACGCAAAGTCTATCCGGAAGTGCGAGACGGTAAGTTCCGTACGGATTTCGTCTTCACCGGCGAACGTCCGGATAATATCCGCAGTGGACAGACCTATTACATTAACCTAGAACTCGGACAGCCGACAGAAAGCATCATCATCCCGCGCGGAACCTTCTTCCAGAGCACAGGTGGCAGTTGGATATTCGTTCTTGACAAGGACGGCAAGAAAGCATATCGCCGCAAGATCAAGATCGGTCGCCAGAACCCGCAATATTACGAAGTCATCGATGGCCTTGAAGCGGGTGAAAAGGTAATTGTCTCCAGCTATGAAAGCTATAAAGACAACGAGGTACTGGTACTTGAATAG